In the genome of Acetobacter oryzifermentans, one region contains:
- a CDS encoding S49 family peptidase: MKQYAHTQALIGAPIALSSRKLDIVRGLLASGADDKMLFGPVDDNARYAAQSITENVSGIAVIAINGILLPGSSNGCWWLNATFYDDISNAINLATQDETVRGIVLHVNSPGGAVAGCFDTGDRIYAARESKPVIAIVDEQACSAAYALACSAEKIVLPRTGEVGSIGVVYLHADITKFLDETGIKVTTFQTGARKTDTYPTTPMSEDARKIIQNDIESMGKLFFETVARNRGLSAQDVQDMEAGLFYGQAAVSAGLADAVMSRDSAFLDFLAHLK, from the coding sequence ATGAAACAATACGCGCATACACAGGCGCTTATCGGGGCACCAATCGCACTTTCCAGCCGCAAGTTGGATATAGTCCGCGGCCTTCTCGCCAGCGGTGCTGATGATAAAATGCTGTTCGGCCCTGTTGATGATAATGCCCGCTATGCAGCCCAGAGCATCACAGAGAATGTTTCTGGCATAGCCGTTATTGCTATCAACGGCATTTTGCTGCCGGGGAGCAGCAATGGCTGCTGGTGGCTGAATGCAACATTTTACGATGATATCAGCAACGCCATCAATTTGGCTACGCAGGATGAAACCGTTCGCGGTATTGTCCTGCATGTGAACAGTCCAGGCGGTGCAGTTGCCGGATGTTTTGATACCGGGGACCGCATTTACGCAGCGCGTGAAAGCAAACCAGTTATCGCAATTGTGGATGAGCAAGCGTGCTCTGCCGCATATGCTCTGGCCTGCTCTGCCGAAAAAATTGTCCTGCCGCGCACGGGTGAGGTGGGATCAATTGGCGTGGTTTATCTCCACGCCGATATTACGAAATTTCTGGACGAAACAGGCATCAAAGTCACAACATTTCAGACAGGGGCGCGTAAAACGGATACATATCCAACCACGCCCATGTCCGAAGATGCCCGAAAAATCATCCAGAACGACATTGAGAGCATGGGCAAGCTGTTTTTTGAAACAGTGGCACGAAACCGTGGGTTGTCTGCGCAAGATGTGCAGGACATGGAAGCCGGACTTTTTTATGGGCAGGCTGCCGTATCTGCAGGTTTGGCAGATGCTGTCATGTCACGCGATAGCGCCTTTTTAGATTTTTTGGCGCACCTAAAGTAA
- a CDS encoding head decoration protein yields MSYGFYPSAQQVTFVPDQLIAGNLKLVTETVTFAAGNTLQRGQVVGQVTATGKYIPCVKTATDGSQTPCGIVVDTVDASAADATGAIYEMGEFNSNYMIFDASWTVDTLKSALRQFSIFVKTGESNAIV; encoded by the coding sequence ATGAGCTATGGTTTTTACCCCAGCGCACAGCAGGTTACGTTCGTTCCGGATCAGCTTATTGCCGGTAACCTCAAGCTCGTCACAGAAACAGTCACGTTTGCCGCAGGCAACACGCTCCAGCGTGGGCAAGTTGTTGGGCAGGTAACTGCTACAGGCAAATACATCCCATGCGTCAAAACAGCCACAGATGGATCCCAGACCCCCTGCGGCATTGTAGTTGATACAGTGGATGCCTCTGCTGCTGATGCAACTGGTGCCATCTATGAGATGGGCGAGTTCAATTCTAATTACATGATCTTTGATGCAAGCTGGACGGTGGATACCCTGAAATCAGCTCTGCGTCAGTTCTCCATCTTTGTGAAGACCGGAGAGTCCAACGCTATCGTGTGA
- a CDS encoding DUF2635 domain-containing protein, with amino-acid sequence MRLLNAAGENVPDTSFWLRALARGDVQKATPQTSQNVPAATLAAAPAEKGA; translated from the coding sequence ATGCGCCTGCTGAATGCAGCAGGTGAAAACGTGCCCGACACAAGCTTCTGGCTGCGTGCGCTGGCGCGTGGCGATGTGCAGAAAGCTACTCCACAAACCAGCCAGAATGTGCCGGCGGCAACCCTAGCTGCAGCACCAGCAGAAAAGGGGGCGTGA
- a CDS encoding major capsid protein produces the protein MSGTTGAAGVQQALLPLLSAYSLAELVYYVQNAKTAQTFLLDNFFPNIVESDAPEVAIDVDVGKRRMSPFCSPLVEGKMVESRRWQTNLFKPAYVKDWRNPDLLKPVRRNIGERLMGAMTPAQRLEANLAYEMTDQMDMINRRLEWMAASALVYGTVTIKGEGYPTTVVDFQRDPALTIALTGAAQWGQSGVYPSDYITAWAALVLQKCGLAPRDIVFTNSTWNAFKSDIKVLNAIIWPGKVGGSDVDLGGRVDKGAIYMGKWGQFNLWLYNDWYVDPDTDEEEPMIPDGTVILTGPGLEGTRGFGLILDPAFAYGPLAYAPKVWYKENPATINLLMQSAPIVIPSRVNCSLSATVMEAGAAVSGPTGT, from the coding sequence ATGTCCGGAACAACCGGTGCAGCAGGAGTGCAGCAGGCGCTTCTGCCGCTGCTCAGTGCATATAGCTTAGCTGAGCTTGTTTATTATGTCCAAAATGCCAAAACGGCACAGACCTTTTTGCTGGACAATTTCTTCCCTAATATCGTGGAATCTGATGCGCCAGAAGTGGCGATTGATGTCGATGTTGGTAAGCGGCGTATGTCGCCTTTCTGCTCCCCCTTGGTTGAGGGGAAAATGGTGGAAAGTCGCCGGTGGCAGACTAACCTCTTCAAGCCCGCTTACGTTAAAGACTGGCGTAATCCAGATCTGTTGAAACCCGTGCGCCGGAACATTGGCGAACGGTTGATGGGTGCCATGACCCCGGCACAACGTCTGGAAGCCAATCTCGCGTATGAGATGACAGACCAGATGGATATGATCAATCGTCGTCTCGAATGGATGGCCGCGTCTGCCTTGGTTTATGGGACAGTCACCATTAAAGGCGAAGGTTACCCGACCACAGTCGTTGATTTCCAACGTGATCCAGCCCTTACCATTGCGCTTACAGGTGCAGCTCAGTGGGGGCAAAGTGGTGTTTATCCTTCAGATTACATCACGGCCTGGGCAGCCTTGGTCTTGCAGAAATGTGGTCTTGCACCACGGGATATCGTGTTTACAAATTCCACATGGAATGCGTTTAAGAGCGATATCAAGGTTCTGAATGCCATTATCTGGCCTGGTAAGGTCGGTGGCTCCGATGTTGATCTCGGTGGCCGCGTTGATAAAGGCGCCATTTACATGGGGAAATGGGGCCAGTTTAATCTTTGGCTGTATAATGATTGGTATGTTGATCCAGATACGGATGAAGAAGAACCCATGATCCCGGATGGGACGGTTATTCTGACAGGCCCTGGTCTGGAAGGTACTCGTGGTTTTGGTCTTATTCTGGATCCAGCTTTTGCGTATGGCCCGCTCGCTTACGCGCCAAAGGTCTGGTACAAAGAAAACCCTGCAACCATCAATCTGTTGATGCAGTCTGCACCAATCGTCATTCCGTCTCGTGTTAACTGCTCCCTGTCTGCAACGGTTATGGAAGCAGGTGCGGCAGTGTCTGGACCGACAGGAACCTGA
- a CDS encoding head-tail joining protein: protein MVGPVDWDNLVLDPCQNAFGEEVQWISSLYPDPISVTGIFDNGYKAMPLEIVDGLSPTHVTTADARLGVQISQFVSEPQQGDIFLIRGKQYRVREVQPDSHGAADILLNKADGENALSGHVPRKNSGITPDDY from the coding sequence ATGGTTGGTCCAGTAGATTGGGATAATCTGGTGCTGGATCCGTGCCAGAATGCGTTCGGGGAGGAAGTTCAGTGGATTTCCTCCCTGTATCCAGATCCTATTTCCGTTACCGGTATTTTCGATAACGGCTACAAAGCCATGCCCCTTGAAATTGTGGATGGACTTTCCCCAACGCATGTCACTACGGCAGATGCACGGTTAGGTGTGCAGATCTCGCAGTTTGTTTCTGAGCCACAGCAAGGCGATATTTTCCTCATACGCGGGAAGCAATACCGCGTGCGCGAGGTGCAGCCAGATAGCCATGGCGCAGCAGATATTCTGCTGAACAAAGCGGATGGTGAAAATGCTCTATCGGGTCATGTTCCGCGAAAAAATAGCGGAATTACTCCGGACGACTACTGA